From Nitrobacter sp. NHB1, a single genomic window includes:
- the hflX gene encoding GTPase HflX, with the protein MEPRNPEGSIGRSGPMQGKPTGRAIVIGPYLRLRRGNADTPQVGHAMRDTDARLDEAAGLARAIDLDVAKAIVAQVTQIRPATYLGKGKVEEFAGLIAAEGADLVVMDCALSPIQQRNLEKAWSTKVLDRTGLILEIFGRRAKTKEGALQVELAHLNYQRSRLVRSWTHLERQRGGFGFMGGPGETQIEADRRLIGDRIARLENELKKVQATRRLHRAGRQRVPYRVVALVGYTNAGKSTLFNRLTRAEVQAADMLFATLDPTLRALALPHGGKAMLSDTVGFISNLPTQLVAAFRATLEEVMEADVILHVRDISHEDAEAQQHDVEAVLRQLGIDPGHGARILEVWNKIDRFDADQRENLENIAARRSVEVPCFLVSAETGEGLDTLLAAIEDRLAATRTTLDLSVDASDGAAISWLHRNSEVLVKELRDGRYDMTVRVDETKRDILVNRYAAIPHPL; encoded by the coding sequence TTGGAACCCCGGAATCCCGAGGGGAGCATCGGCCGTTCAGGGCCGATGCAGGGCAAACCGACCGGGCGGGCAATCGTCATCGGCCCTTATCTGCGGCTGCGGCGCGGCAATGCCGACACGCCGCAGGTGGGACACGCCATGCGCGATACCGACGCCCGGCTGGATGAAGCCGCCGGTCTTGCGCGTGCGATTGACCTCGACGTGGCCAAAGCGATCGTCGCGCAAGTCACCCAGATCAGGCCCGCGACATATCTCGGCAAGGGCAAGGTCGAGGAATTTGCCGGCCTGATTGCCGCCGAAGGCGCCGATCTCGTGGTGATGGATTGTGCGCTGTCGCCGATTCAGCAGCGCAATCTGGAAAAGGCCTGGAGCACAAAGGTGCTCGACCGGACCGGCTTAATCCTCGAAATTTTCGGACGCCGCGCCAAGACAAAAGAGGGCGCGCTTCAGGTCGAACTCGCTCACCTCAACTACCAGCGCAGCCGACTGGTGCGCTCCTGGACCCACCTCGAACGGCAGCGCGGCGGCTTTGGCTTCATGGGCGGCCCCGGCGAAACCCAGATCGAGGCCGACCGCCGCCTGATCGGCGACCGCATAGCGCGGCTGGAGAATGAACTGAAGAAGGTGCAGGCGACGCGACGGCTGCATCGCGCCGGGCGGCAGCGCGTGCCCTATCGCGTGGTCGCGCTGGTCGGCTACACCAATGCAGGGAAGTCGACGCTGTTCAATCGGCTGACGCGCGCGGAGGTCCAAGCCGCCGACATGCTGTTTGCAACCCTCGACCCGACGCTGCGCGCGCTGGCGCTGCCGCACGGCGGCAAGGCCATGCTGTCCGACACCGTCGGATTCATATCCAATTTGCCGACCCAGCTTGTCGCTGCGTTTCGCGCGACGCTGGAAGAGGTGATGGAGGCGGACGTTATCCTCCATGTTCGCGACATTTCGCACGAGGACGCGGAGGCGCAGCAACACGACGTCGAGGCTGTGCTGCGTCAGCTCGGCATCGATCCCGGACACGGCGCGCGCATTCTCGAGGTCTGGAACAAGATCGATCGCTTCGACGCGGATCAACGTGAAAATCTGGAAAACATCGCTGCGCGCCGCTCGGTAGAGGTGCCGTGTTTCCTCGTCTCCGCCGAAACCGGCGAAGGGCTGGATACGCTGCTGGCGGCGATCGAGGATCGGCTTGCGGCGACCCGAACCACGCTGGACCTGTCGGTCGATGCCTCCGACGGCGCGGCGATCAGTTGGCTGCACCGCAATTCCGAAGTGCTTGTCAAGGAACTGCGCGACGGTCGTTACGATATGACCGTCCGCGTCGACGAAACCAAACGCGACATCCTCGTCAACCGATACGCCGCGATACCGCACCCGCTTTGA
- a CDS encoding D-amino-acid transaminase, protein MSRIAYVNGRYRDLRDACVNVEDRGYQFADGVYEVCEVRGERLVDFPRHMARLQRSLRELRIAEPMPLPALGIVMHEVVRRNRVTYGLIYLQVTRGVARRDHAFPPHPVKPSIVVTARALNYEKNQQTAANGIKVVTVPENRWPRVDIKSVSLLPNVLAKQEAREQGAYEAWYVGSDGFVTEGASSNAWIVTKDGRVVTRSADHGILAGITRAVLMEVMDALQIRLEERPFTPAEACAAAEAFVTSASQIVMPVVAIDGQTVGNGQPGGIARRLREEFHRFSAFS, encoded by the coding sequence ATGTCACGAATTGCTTATGTCAACGGCCGATATCGCGATCTGCGCGACGCTTGCGTTAACGTCGAGGACCGCGGCTATCAGTTTGCCGACGGCGTTTATGAGGTCTGCGAGGTGCGCGGCGAGAGACTGGTGGATTTTCCCCGGCACATGGCGCGATTGCAGCGGTCGCTGCGCGAGTTGCGGATCGCCGAACCGATGCCGCTCCCGGCGCTCGGCATTGTCATGCACGAGGTGGTGCGGCGCAACCGTGTGACCTACGGTCTGATTTATCTGCAGGTGACCCGCGGCGTGGCGCGGCGCGATCATGCATTTCCGCCGCATCCCGTGAAGCCGAGCATCGTCGTCACGGCCCGTGCGCTCAACTACGAGAAAAACCAGCAAACCGCCGCCAACGGCATCAAGGTCGTCACCGTGCCGGAAAATCGCTGGCCGCGGGTGGATATCAAGTCCGTATCGCTGTTGCCCAACGTGCTGGCAAAGCAGGAAGCGCGGGAGCAGGGGGCCTATGAGGCCTGGTACGTCGGTAGCGACGGATTCGTTACCGAGGGCGCATCGAGCAACGCCTGGATCGTGACGAAAGACGGCCGCGTCGTCACCCGCTCGGCGGACCACGGCATTCTTGCCGGCATCACGCGGGCCGTTCTCATGGAGGTCATGGACGCTCTTCAGATCAGATTGGAGGAACGCCCATTCACGCCGGCGGAAGCGTGCGCGGCTGCGGAGGCTTTCGTGACCTCGGCCTCCCAGATCGTCATGCCCGTCGTCGCGATCGACGGACAGACGGTAGGGAATGGTCAGCCGGGGGGTATTGCCAGACGGCTGCGGGAAGAATTCCACCGTTTTTCAGCATTTTCCTGA
- the hfq gene encoding RNA chaperone Hfq codes for MAIDRAQNLQDTFLNHVRKTKTPLTIFLVNGVKLQGIVTWFDNFCLLLRRDGHSQLVYKHAISTIMPGAPIQLFEGGEDAPL; via the coding sequence ATGGCGATAGACCGCGCACAAAACCTTCAGGACACCTTCCTCAACCACGTTCGAAAGACCAAGACTCCCCTGACGATCTTTCTGGTGAACGGGGTCAAGCTGCAGGGAATTGTCACCTGGTTCGACAATTTCTGCCTGCTGCTCAGGCGCGATGGTCATTCGCAGCTTGTCTACAAACATGCGATTTCGACCATTATGCCGGGCGCCCCGATCCAGTTGTTCGAAGGCGGCGAGGACGCTCCGCTTTGA
- a CDS encoding sensor histidine kinase NtrY-like, which yields MTSADTPVSAHDPTLAEPRGWTLRRLLVPVAIGLALLSAFLTFVVLVGLTPIEPTHRVVITFLLIDAGAILLLVGIIAREVWTVVQARRRGRAAAKLHVQIVSLFSVIAVLPAVLVSVVANVTIDRGLDRLFSGPTKEVIQNSLIVANAYLHEHAQLIRGDILGMANDISNARPLYDQDRGTFRQLLTSSAKARNLPGAMLIDKDGHLLESAQTGIERTYTTPNPDFLKNVNADEPQIAVFPEANYVAAVIRLRSFQDTFLYVARLLDPHVVAQLKQTEASVAEYATIEARRLGIQVAFALMFAVIALTILMASVLLGLNFADRFVAPVRRLMNAANIVSTGDLNVQVPVLKSEGDLAQLGETFNKMTAELRMQRDELVNASGLIDSRRRFIEAVLSSASAGIIGVDGANTIGVLNRSAEKLIGHSESETLGRPLSDVIPELNDLMRSAREGTQRLVQGQITINRDGNERNISVRVSAEQTSQSRDSYIVTLDDITELVTAQRTSAWGDVARRIAHEIKNPLTPIQLSAERIRRKFGKVITEDKPIFEQCTDTIVRQVEDIRRMVDEFSRFARMPKPVMEGEDVADTVRQTVFLMRVGHPEIDIGADIKHEPMRAQFDRRLISQALTNIIKNATEAIETVPPETLGKGRIDVIAAREGDDIVIDVIDNGIGLPKVGRARLLEPYVTTREKGTGLGLAIVGRVLEDHGGKLEINDASVIRPGARGAWMRLRFAVSGSANAETGGSSGATNDDTLTGDETKTEVATGN from the coding sequence ATGACTAGCGCAGACACGCCGGTTTCAGCACACGATCCGACACTCGCCGAACCGCGCGGCTGGACCTTGCGCCGGTTGCTGGTGCCGGTCGCGATCGGCCTCGCGCTACTGTCGGCGTTTCTGACCTTCGTCGTTTTGGTCGGCCTCACGCCAATCGAGCCGACCCACCGGGTCGTCATCACATTCCTGCTGATCGACGCCGGCGCCATCCTTCTGCTTGTCGGCATTATCGCCCGCGAGGTCTGGACCGTGGTTCAGGCCCGCCGCCGGGGGCGCGCCGCGGCGAAGTTGCATGTCCAGATTGTCAGTCTGTTCTCGGTGATCGCGGTGCTGCCGGCGGTCCTGGTCTCGGTGGTGGCCAACGTCACTATCGATCGCGGCCTCGACCGCCTCTTTTCGGGTCCGACCAAGGAAGTCATCCAGAACTCGCTGATCGTCGCCAACGCCTACCTGCACGAGCACGCCCAGCTCATTCGCGGCGATATCCTTGGCATGGCCAACGACATTTCCAACGCGCGGCCGCTGTACGACCAGGACCGCGGAACGTTTCGCCAGCTTCTGACTTCGAGCGCGAAGGCCCGCAACCTGCCGGGCGCGATGCTGATCGACAAGGATGGCCATCTGCTCGAGTCGGCGCAAACCGGCATCGAGCGGACCTACACCACGCCGAACCCGGACTTCCTCAAAAATGTGAACGCGGACGAGCCGCAGATCGCGGTGTTTCCTGAGGCGAACTATGTCGCCGCCGTCATTCGCCTGCGCTCGTTCCAGGACACCTTTCTTTACGTCGCAAGACTCCTCGATCCACATGTCGTCGCGCAACTGAAGCAGACCGAAGCAAGCGTTGCCGAATACGCCACGATCGAGGCCCGGCGCCTTGGCATCCAGGTGGCGTTCGCGCTGATGTTCGCCGTGATCGCGCTAACCATCCTGATGGCGTCGGTATTGCTGGGCCTGAACTTCGCCGACCGGTTCGTCGCGCCCGTCCGTCGCTTGATGAACGCAGCCAACATCGTATCCACCGGCGACTTGAACGTTCAGGTGCCCGTCCTGAAGTCGGAAGGCGATCTCGCCCAACTCGGCGAAACCTTCAACAAGATGACGGCCGAGTTGCGGATGCAGCGCGATGAACTCGTCAACGCCAGCGGCCTGATCGACAGCCGGCGCCGCTTCATCGAGGCTGTGCTGTCGTCGGCGAGCGCCGGCATCATTGGCGTCGACGGCGCCAACACCATCGGCGTTCTCAACCGCTCGGCGGAGAAATTGATCGGTCATTCCGAATCGGAAACGCTGGGACGCCCGCTATCCGACGTCATTCCGGAGTTGAACGACCTCATGCGGTCGGCGAGGGAGGGGACCCAGCGGCTGGTGCAGGGGCAGATCACCATCAATCGAGACGGCAACGAGCGCAACATCTCGGTGCGTGTCAGCGCCGAGCAAACCAGTCAGTCGCGCGATAGCTATATCGTCACGCTGGACGATATCACCGAACTTGTGACCGCGCAGCGCACTTCAGCGTGGGGCGACGTGGCCCGGCGAATCGCGCATGAAATCAAGAATCCGTTGACGCCGATCCAGCTCTCGGCCGAGCGCATTCGCCGCAAATTCGGCAAGGTGATTACCGAAGACAAGCCAATCTTCGAGCAGTGTACCGATACGATCGTGCGTCAGGTCGAGGATATCAGGCGGATGGTCGATGAGTTCTCGCGTTTTGCGCGAATGCCGAAGCCGGTGATGGAAGGAGAGGACGTCGCCGATACGGTCCGCCAGACGGTTTTCCTCATGCGTGTCGGACATCCCGAAATCGATATCGGGGCCGATATCAAGCACGAACCGATGCGCGCGCAGTTCGACCGGCGGCTGATCTCGCAGGCCCTAACCAATATCATCAAGAACGCGACCGAAGCTATCGAGACCGTGCCGCCGGAGACGCTTGGAAAAGGTCGGATCGACGTCATCGCCGCGCGGGAGGGCGACGACATCGTCATCGACGTGATCGACAACGGCATCGGCCTGCCGAAGGTTGGACGAGCGCGGTTGCTGGAGCCCTACGTCACGACCCGCGAGAAGGGCACCGGCCTCGGTCTTGCGATTGTGGGGCGCGTGCTGGAAGACCACGGCGGAAAGCTCGAAATCAACGACGCATCCGTCATAAGACCGGGAGCGCGAGGAGCCTGGATGCGGTTGCGGTTTGCGGTGTCCGGGAGCGCGAATGCTGAAACCGGTGGGAGCAGTGGCGCGACTAACGACGATACCTTGACCGGCGACGAAACGAAAACAGAGGTTGCAACCGGCAACTGA
- the ntrX gene encoding nitrogen assimilation response regulator NtrX — protein sequence MAHDILIVDDEADIRDLVAGILEDEGFTTRTARNSDEALAEVSSRRPHMVFLDIWLQGSKLDGLQLLEMIKQDSPDMPVVMISGHGNIETAVAAIKRGAYDFIEKPFKADRLILVATRALETSRLKREVRELKQLAPAAGSLVGRSPCMNQLRQTIERAAKANSRIMIVGPSGSGKELAARTLHNQSGRSEGPFVVINAAAITPERMEFELFGVEQTDGQQPRKAGALEEAHGGTLFIDEIGDMPRETQNKIMRVLVDQTFQRSGGVTKIKVDVRIISSTARNLEEEIAAGRFREDLYHRLSVVPIRVPPLSERREDIPELIEFFMDHISTASGLPRRNIGDDAMAVLQSHVWPGNVRQLRNNVERVMILAGGGPEVIITADMLPQDVGSMVPAMPTGVNGEHIMGLPLREAREVFERDYLIAQISRFSNNISRTAEFVGMERSALHRKLKALGVN from the coding sequence ATGGCACACGATATTCTGATAGTTGACGACGAGGCGGATATCCGCGACCTCGTTGCGGGCATCCTGGAAGACGAGGGTTTCACGACCCGAACCGCGCGCAACAGCGATGAGGCGCTTGCGGAGGTTTCAAGCCGCCGTCCGCACATGGTGTTCCTCGATATCTGGCTGCAAGGCAGCAAGCTCGACGGGCTGCAACTGCTGGAGATGATCAAGCAGGACAGCCCCGACATGCCGGTCGTCATGATCTCCGGCCACGGCAACATTGAAACGGCTGTCGCGGCGATCAAGCGCGGCGCCTATGACTTCATTGAAAAACCGTTCAAGGCGGATCGCCTGATTCTGGTGGCAACGCGTGCGCTCGAAACGTCGCGTCTCAAGCGTGAGGTTAGGGAATTGAAGCAGCTTGCGCCGGCAGCCGGCTCGCTGGTCGGCCGTTCGCCATGCATGAACCAGCTTCGGCAGACCATCGAGCGCGCGGCGAAGGCCAACAGCCGCATCATGATCGTCGGCCCTTCCGGATCCGGTAAGGAGCTGGCCGCGCGAACGCTTCACAATCAGTCGGGCCGCTCGGAGGGACCGTTTGTCGTTATCAACGCCGCGGCGATTACGCCGGAACGAATGGAGTTCGAACTGTTCGGCGTCGAGCAGACCGACGGTCAGCAACCCCGCAAGGCCGGGGCGCTGGAAGAGGCGCACGGCGGGACGCTGTTCATCGACGAGATCGGCGACATGCCGCGCGAGACTCAGAACAAGATCATGCGCGTCCTGGTCGACCAGACCTTTCAGCGCTCCGGCGGCGTGACCAAGATCAAGGTCGATGTGCGCATCATTTCGTCGACGGCGCGCAACCTGGAGGAGGAGATCGCCGCCGGCCGTTTCCGCGAGGATCTTTATCATCGGTTGTCGGTCGTGCCGATCCGGGTTCCGCCGCTCTCCGAACGCCGTGAGGACATTCCCGAACTGATCGAGTTTTTCATGGACCATATCTCCACCGCGAGCGGGTTGCCCAGACGCAATATCGGCGACGACGCGATGGCCGTGCTGCAATCGCACGTCTGGCCCGGCAACGTCCGGCAGCTCCGTAACAACGTCGAGCGCGTGATGATCCTGGCCGGCGGCGGTCCGGAGGTGATCATCACCGCGGATATGCTGCCGCAGGATGTCGGCTCGATGGTCCCGGCGATGCCGACCGGCGTCAACGGCGAGCACATCATGGGCCTGCCGCTGCGCGAGGCTCGTGAGGTGTTCGAGCGCGACTATCTGATTGCCCAGATCAGCCGCTTCTCCAACAATATCTCGCGAACGGCGGAATTCGTCGGCATGGAGCGCTCGGCGCTGCATCGCAAACTCAAGGCGCTCGGCGTCAACTAA